In Microvenator marinus, one genomic interval encodes:
- a CDS encoding acyl-CoA carboxylase subunit beta: MSQHDEILREREAEVLKGGKEKYHAKNSVQGKLFCRERLNLLLDDGLEIEDGKFANINAGDLPADGVITGVGKIQGRRVAVMANDSTVKAGSWGWRTVEKIIRIQETAERLKIPMLYLVDSAGARITDQIEMFPGRRGAGKIFYNQVRLSGFVPQICLLFGPSAAGGAYIPAFCDVVVMVNGNASMYLGSPRMAEMVIGEKVTLEEMGGADMHCRVSGCGDVLVDTEQEAIEFCKDYLSYLPSNCHEEPPFMEPKAPQEQKKSLDELIPENQNKAFDMKKVIKHLVDDSEFLEIKKLFAQELITAFARIDGRSVGIVASQPKHLGGVLFVNSADKAARFINLCDAFGVPLIFLADVPGFMIGTKVEREGIIRHGAKMISAVSEATVPKLSVVVRKAYGAGLYAMCGPGFEPDVSIALPEAMIAVMGPEAAVNAVFANKIEAMPEDKRPAYVEELREEFKKDIDIFRLASEMVVDHIVPKEHLRDELKARLNVYETKEKDWPLKKRAVTPV, encoded by the coding sequence ATGAGTCAGCACGATGAGATTTTACGTGAGCGGGAGGCAGAGGTCCTCAAAGGCGGCAAAGAGAAGTACCACGCGAAGAATTCCGTACAAGGAAAGCTCTTTTGCCGCGAGCGCCTAAACCTTCTCCTCGATGATGGGCTTGAGATCGAAGACGGCAAGTTTGCCAATATCAATGCGGGCGACCTACCGGCCGACGGCGTCATCACGGGCGTTGGCAAAATTCAGGGGCGCCGAGTGGCCGTCATGGCCAACGACTCCACCGTCAAGGCTGGCTCGTGGGGCTGGCGCACGGTTGAAAAGATCATCCGCATCCAGGAAACCGCAGAGCGGCTCAAGATCCCGATGCTCTACCTCGTAGATTCCGCGGGCGCGCGCATCACCGACCAGATCGAGATGTTCCCTGGTCGACGCGGTGCCGGTAAGATCTTCTACAACCAGGTTCGCTTGAGCGGCTTTGTGCCTCAGATTTGCTTGCTCTTTGGCCCCTCGGCCGCGGGGGGAGCCTACATCCCCGCGTTCTGCGACGTCGTGGTCATGGTCAACGGCAACGCGAGCATGTACCTCGGCTCGCCGCGAATGGCCGAGATGGTTATCGGGGAGAAAGTGACGCTCGAAGAAATGGGTGGTGCAGACATGCATTGCCGCGTCTCGGGCTGCGGCGATGTGCTTGTTGACACCGAACAAGAGGCGATCGAGTTCTGCAAGGACTACCTCTCTTATCTTCCGTCGAACTGCCACGAAGAGCCGCCTTTCATGGAGCCCAAAGCTCCGCAAGAGCAGAAGAAGTCGCTCGACGAGCTCATCCCCGAGAACCAGAACAAGGCCTTCGACATGAAGAAGGTCATCAAGCATTTGGTGGACGACTCGGAGTTCTTGGAGATCAAAAAACTCTTCGCTCAAGAGCTCATCACCGCATTCGCCCGCATCGACGGGCGCTCCGTGGGAATTGTGGCGAGTCAGCCCAAACACCTCGGCGGTGTACTCTTTGTGAACTCAGCCGATAAGGCTGCGCGCTTCATCAACCTCTGCGACGCTTTCGGTGTGCCGCTCATCTTCCTGGCCGATGTACCGGGCTTCATGATCGGCACCAAAGTCGAGCGCGAAGGCATCATCCGCCACGGCGCAAAGATGATTTCGGCAGTCAGCGAAGCGACCGTCCCTAAGCTATCGGTGGTGGTCCGCAAAGCCTATGGCGCAGGTCTCTACGCGATGTGCGGCCCGGGATTCGAGCCCGATGTGAGCATCGCACTTCCAGAAGCCATGATCGCGGTCATGGGCCCAGAAGCCGCGGTCAACGCCGTGTTCGCGAACAAGATCGAGGCGATGCCCGAAGACAAACGTCCCGCCTATGTGGAAGAGCTTCGCGAAGAGTTTAAGAAGGATATTGATATCTT
- a CDS encoding FtsB family cell division protein, whose translation MAITKGAGPALWGPLALYLSNRMVAIEHSSDSLSFRDFAGFRIRIARASSRYIRAGQEGLHPALVVFCHRYPSTLLKLKEVLEPFGPWGIWRFGPLEMGPIILISTSTLKYTPRNAWLKHMARIPSNGEDFMDFVELILSENALSLEAKGVLMEEIMSIGRQEGRISDERMEAFGKKVDEWIQRETEAIRREERLKFDNETRELVRALQAENAALRAENAALRAENEALKAEVAALKAEVAALRAKVAELQARLGE comes from the coding sequence GTGGCGATCACAAAAGGGGCAGGACCTGCCCTTTGGGGTCCCTTGGCTCTCTATTTGTCCAACCGAATGGTGGCCATAGAACACTCGTCAGATTCTTTGAGTTTTAGAGATTTTGCTGGGTTTCGGATTCGGATTGCGAGGGCTTCGAGCCGCTACATTCGGGCAGGACAAGAGGGTTTGCATCCGGCATTGGTAGTGTTTTGCCATCGCTACCCGTCGACTTTGCTAAAGCTGAAGGAGGTTCTTGAGCCTTTCGGTCCTTGGGGAATTTGGAGATTTGGCCCCCTTGAAATGGGGCCGATCATCCTCATTTCGACCTCGACCTTGAAGTACACCCCGAGGAACGCGTGGCTGAAGCACATGGCGCGCATCCCGAGTAACGGCGAGGATTTTATGGATTTTGTGGAGTTGATATTATCGGAGAATGCCCTTAGTTTAGAAGCCAAGGGTGTGTTGATGGAGGAAATCATGAGTATTGGACGTCAAGAAGGAAGAATCAGCGATGAGCGGATGGAGGCGTTTGGAAAGAAGGTCGATGAATGGATTCAGCGAGAGACCGAAGCCATTCGTCGAGAAGAACGTCTAAAGTTCGATAACGAAACGCGTGAACTGGTTCGAGCGTTGCAGGCCGAGAACGCGGCTCTTCGGGCCGAGAACGCGGCTCTTCGGGCCGAGAACGAAGCTCTCAAAGCTGAGGTCGCGGCTCTCAAAGCTGAGGTCGCGGCTCTTCGGGCCAAGGTCGCAGAACTTCAGGCAAGACTCGGAGAATAG